In one window of Streptomyces sp. FXJ1.172 DNA:
- a CDS encoding MBL fold metallo-hydrolase, whose translation MTDASTLPGQPRGQVLSGPATDRAVNVLAPNASAMTLDGTNTWIVAEPGSGLAVVIDPGPQDDGHLRAVMDTAEKAGKRIALTLLTHGHPDHAEGAARFAELTGTRVRALDPALRLGEEGLAAGDVITVGGLELRVVPTPGHTADSLSFHLPADRAVLTGDTILGRGTTVVAHPDGRLGDYLDSLRRLRSLTVDDGVHTVLPGHGPVLEDAQGAVEFYLAHRAHRLAQVETAVEDGYRTPAEVVAHVYADVDRSLWPAAELSVRAQLDYLSEHGLI comes from the coding sequence ATGACCGACGCAAGCACGCTGCCGGGCCAGCCCCGCGGTCAGGTCCTCTCCGGGCCCGCGACCGACCGGGCCGTCAACGTCCTCGCGCCGAACGCCTCCGCGATGACCCTGGACGGCACCAACACCTGGATCGTGGCCGAGCCCGGCTCCGGCCTGGCCGTGGTCATCGACCCAGGCCCGCAGGACGACGGCCATCTGCGAGCGGTCATGGACACCGCCGAGAAGGCCGGCAAGCGCATAGCCCTGACCTTGCTCACCCATGGCCACCCCGACCACGCCGAGGGCGCCGCCCGCTTCGCGGAACTGACCGGCACGCGCGTGCGTGCCCTCGATCCGGCACTGCGCCTCGGTGAGGAGGGCCTGGCCGCCGGGGACGTGATCACCGTCGGCGGCCTGGAGCTGCGGGTCGTCCCGACCCCCGGGCACACCGCGGACTCGCTGAGCTTCCACCTCCCGGCCGACCGGGCGGTGCTGACCGGCGACACCATCCTCGGGCGCGGTACGACGGTCGTGGCGCACCCCGACGGCCGTCTGGGCGACTATCTGGACTCCCTGCGCCGGCTGCGCTCGCTGACGGTCGACGACGGCGTCCACACCGTCCTGCCGGGCCACGGGCCGGTCCTGGAGGACGCCCAGGGCGCCGTCGAGTTCTACCTCGCCCACCGTGCGCACCGGCTCGCCCAGGTGGAGACGGCGGTCGAGGACGGCTACCGGACCCCGGCCGAGGTCGTCGCCCATGTCTACGCCGACGTGGACCGCTCACTGTGGCCGGCGGCGGAACTGTCGGTGCGGGCCCAGCTGGACTACCTGAGCGAGCACGGCCTCATCTAG
- a CDS encoding RidA family protein, with amino-acid sequence MSAVEAKLAELGLTLPQVVPPLAAYQPAVQSGVYVYTAGQLPMIEGKLPVTGKVGAEVTPEEAKDLARVCALNALAAVKSVVGDLDRIARVVKVVGFVASASDFTGQPGVLNGASELLGEVFGDKGVHARSAVGVTVLPLDAPVEVEMQVELVP; translated from the coding sequence ATGAGCGCGGTCGAGGCGAAGCTGGCCGAACTGGGTCTGACCCTGCCACAGGTCGTGCCGCCGCTGGCCGCGTACCAGCCGGCCGTGCAGTCCGGCGTGTACGTGTACACCGCCGGCCAGCTGCCGATGATCGAGGGCAAGCTGCCGGTCACCGGCAAGGTGGGCGCCGAGGTGACGCCGGAGGAGGCCAAGGACCTCGCCCGCGTGTGCGCGCTGAACGCGCTCGCCGCCGTGAAGTCCGTCGTCGGCGACCTGGACCGCATCGCGCGCGTGGTGAAGGTCGTCGGGTTCGTCGCCTCGGCGTCCGACTTCACCGGGCAGCCCGGTGTCCTCAACGGCGCCAGCGAACTCCTCGGCGAGGTCTTCGGCGACAAGGGCGTGCACGCCCGCAGCGCGGTCGGTGTCACGGTGCTGCCGCTGGACGCGCCGGTCGAGGTCGAGATGCAGGTCGAGCTGGTCCCGTAA
- a CDS encoding transglycosylase domain-containing protein, whose translation MPKKRSGGGLSPTQQAAKFLGVSVLAGAVMAGIALPAAGALGLAAKGSVQSFDEIPANLKSPQLSQRTTILDNQGNQIAAVYSRDRTVVDLKDISPYMQKSIVAIEDSRFYKHGAIDLKGVLRALNKNAQQGGVAQGASTLTQQLVKNYFIEEAGDDPTKVAEATQQTIGRKIRELKYAIQIEEKLGKKKILENYLNITFFGEQAYGVEAAAQRYFSKHAKDLNLQESALLAGIVQSPSRYDPVNDEAEATKRRNVVLQRMAEVGDISQQEADQAKEKPLGLNPSQPKNGCITAVRGAGFFCDYVRNVVLTDPVFGKTKEDRAHLWNRGGLTIRTTLDPQAQNSVEASVKDHVYKSDPVATAATIVEPGTGKILAMGQSRPYGFGKNETQINLSVNSDMGGGAGYQPGSTFKPIVAAAAIEGGKPATQKYSSPYQMTYPSPVQACDGKVWRNDPNNPAKLANENESEHGPYGMKEATAKSVNTYYVQLISDIGICPVTQMAQRMGVQRADGRKIDQAPSIALGTQEMSPLTMANAYATFASRGTYCTPVAITSITQRDGSEEKSLPVPKSTCSRAMSQKTADTVSTILKGVVEDGTGKEAGLGDRPSAGKTGTTDQRYAAWFVGYTPNMAGAVWVGDPAHRRQMINITIGGVPHDKVYGGEVPGPIWRDMMTGALEGKPAPDFNLVDIPDDNAKAKGNDQGKGRGGANGGKNGGSPGVIGGLIGGPTSGGTTGNTGDIGGAVPTPTFSLPGNFIQGQGNGGNNGAGNGGWAG comes from the coding sequence ATGCCAAAGAAGCGCTCGGGCGGTGGTCTGTCGCCAACGCAGCAGGCCGCCAAGTTCCTCGGTGTCAGTGTGCTCGCCGGAGCTGTGATGGCGGGCATCGCACTGCCCGCGGCCGGTGCGCTCGGCCTCGCGGCCAAGGGGTCGGTCCAGAGCTTCGACGAGATCCCGGCCAACCTCAAGAGTCCCCAGCTGAGCCAGCGCACGACGATACTGGACAACCAGGGCAACCAGATCGCGGCGGTCTACTCCCGCGACCGTACGGTGGTCGACCTCAAGGACATCTCGCCGTACATGCAGAAGTCGATCGTCGCGATCGAGGACTCGCGCTTCTACAAGCACGGCGCGATCGACCTCAAGGGCGTGCTGCGCGCGCTGAACAAGAACGCGCAGCAGGGCGGGGTCGCGCAGGGCGCCTCCACGCTCACCCAGCAGCTGGTGAAGAACTACTTCATCGAGGAGGCCGGCGACGACCCGACCAAGGTCGCCGAGGCCACCCAGCAGACCATCGGCCGCAAGATCCGCGAGCTGAAGTACGCGATCCAGATCGAGGAGAAGCTCGGCAAGAAGAAGATCCTCGAGAACTACCTGAACATCACCTTCTTCGGCGAACAGGCCTACGGCGTCGAGGCGGCCGCCCAGCGCTACTTCTCCAAGCACGCCAAGGACCTGAACCTCCAGGAGTCGGCGCTGCTCGCGGGCATCGTGCAGTCCCCGAGCCGCTACGACCCGGTCAATGACGAGGCGGAGGCCACCAAGCGGCGCAACGTCGTCCTCCAGCGCATGGCCGAGGTCGGCGACATCTCCCAGCAGGAGGCCGACCAGGCCAAGGAGAAGCCGCTCGGGCTGAACCCGAGCCAGCCCAAGAACGGCTGCATCACCGCGGTCCGCGGCGCCGGCTTCTTCTGCGACTACGTGCGCAACGTCGTCCTGACCGACCCGGTCTTCGGCAAGACCAAGGAGGACCGGGCGCACCTGTGGAACCGCGGCGGTCTGACGATCCGTACGACGCTCGACCCACAGGCCCAGAACTCCGTGGAGGCGTCCGTCAAGGACCACGTCTACAAGTCCGACCCGGTGGCCACGGCCGCGACCATCGTCGAGCCCGGAACCGGCAAGATCCTGGCGATGGGCCAGTCCCGCCCGTACGGCTTCGGCAAGAACGAGACGCAGATCAACCTCTCCGTCAACTCGGACATGGGCGGCGGCGCCGGCTACCAGCCCGGTTCGACGTTCAAGCCGATCGTCGCGGCGGCCGCGATCGAGGGCGGCAAGCCCGCGACGCAGAAGTACTCGTCGCCGTACCAGATGACGTACCCGAGCCCGGTGCAGGCGTGTGACGGCAAGGTCTGGCGCAACGACCCGAACAACCCCGCCAAGCTGGCCAACGAGAACGAGTCCGAGCACGGCCCGTACGGTATGAAGGAAGCGACCGCCAAGTCGGTCAACACCTACTACGTGCAGCTGATCAGCGACATCGGCATCTGCCCCGTCACGCAGATGGCACAGCGGATGGGCGTGCAGCGCGCGGACGGCCGCAAGATCGACCAGGCCCCCTCCATCGCGCTCGGCACCCAGGAGATGTCCCCGCTGACGATGGCGAACGCCTACGCCACCTTCGCCTCGCGCGGGACGTACTGCACCCCGGTGGCCATAACGTCGATCACCCAGCGGGACGGCAGCGAGGAGAAGTCCCTTCCGGTGCCGAAGTCGACCTGCTCGCGCGCGATGTCGCAGAAGACCGCCGACACCGTGAGCACGATCCTCAAGGGCGTCGTCGAGGACGGCACGGGCAAGGAGGCCGGCCTCGGCGACCGCCCGAGTGCGGGCAAGACGGGTACGACGGACCAGCGCTACGCCGCCTGGTTCGTCGGCTACACCCCGAACATGGCGGGCGCGGTCTGGGTCGGCGACCCGGCCCACAGGCGCCAGATGATCAACATCACCATCGGCGGCGTCCCGCACGACAAGGTCTACGGCGGCGAGGTCCCCGGACCGATCTGGCGCGACATGATGACCGGCGCGCTGGAGGGCAAGCCCGCACCCGACTTCAACCTGGTCGACATCCCCGACGACAACGCCAAGGCGAAGGGGAACGACCAGGGAAAAGGACGAGGGGGGGCGAACGGCGGCAAGAACGGGGGCAGCCCGGGGGTAATCGGCGGACTGATCGGCGGTCCGACCAGCGGGGGAACAACCGGAAACACGGGTGACATCGGCGGCGCCGTCCCGACTCCGACCTTCTCCCTCCCCGGCAATTTCATCCAGGGCCAGGGCAACGGCGGAAACAACGGCGCGGGAAACGGAGGCTGGGCGGGCTAG
- a CDS encoding DUF4177 domain-containing protein: MTKWEYATVPLLVHATKQILDTWGEDGWELVQVVPGPNNPEQLVAYLKREKQA; encoded by the coding sequence ATGACCAAGTGGGAATACGCAACCGTGCCGCTGCTCGTCCATGCCACGAAGCAGATTCTGGACACCTGGGGCGAGGACGGCTGGGAACTCGTCCAGGTCGTGCCCGGGCCCAACAACCCCGAGCAGCTCGTGGCCTACCTGAAGCGGGAGAAGCAGGCATGA
- a CDS encoding Pr6Pr family membrane protein has protein sequence MTAPIPRDIPDLPAVPGPPLLLPAPVPATAVVAPVRRPLVALFRLLTALAAAGGVALELLLGSPARILSYFSIQTNILLAVVMFLSAARAWRPRRPLPSGVTGATLLYALITALVYRLLLAHTTPPFSMTGATTAPLRWHGSWATLQILHTVTPAAALLDWLLLTPAARLHLRQAVAWLLYPLAYLAFSLTRAALLTPSNPARYLYPFLDAGTHGYRSTLANALLLGLGIYGLAVLLVALDHTRPTPVRRRV, from the coding sequence ATGACCGCCCCGATACCCAGGGACATCCCGGACCTGCCCGCGGTCCCGGGCCCGCCCCTGCTGCTGCCCGCTCCGGTCCCGGCCACGGCGGTGGTGGCCCCGGTCCGCCGCCCCCTGGTCGCCCTGTTCCGCCTGCTGACCGCCCTGGCCGCGGCCGGCGGCGTGGCTCTGGAGCTGCTGCTGGGCAGCCCGGCCCGCATCCTGAGCTACTTCAGCATCCAGACGAACATCCTGCTCGCCGTCGTCATGTTCCTGTCGGCGGCGAGGGCCTGGCGCCCGCGCCGCCCGCTGCCGTCGGGCGTGACAGGCGCCACACTCCTCTACGCCCTGATCACGGCGCTCGTCTATCGCCTGCTCCTGGCCCACACCACGCCCCCGTTCTCCATGACCGGCGCGACGACGGCCCCCCTGCGCTGGCACGGCTCGTGGGCGACCCTCCAGATCCTCCACACGGTGACCCCGGCCGCGGCCCTGCTGGACTGGCTGCTGCTCACCCCCGCGGCCCGCCTGCACCTGCGCCAGGCCGTGGCCTGGCTCCTCTACCCCCTCGCCTACCTGGCCTTTTCCCTGACGCGAGCGGCTCTCCTCACGCCCTCGAACCCCGCCCGCTACCTCTACCCCTTCCTCGACGCAGGCACCCACGGCTACCGCAGCACCCTGGCCAACGCCCTCCTCCTGGGCCTCGGGATCTACGGTCTCGCCGTACTCCTGGTCGCCCTGGACCACACCCGACCGACCCCGGTCCGCCGCCGCGTCTAA
- a CDS encoding NUDIX hydrolase — MANGQWYPPEWPDRIRALADGTLTPVSPRRAATVLLLKDTASGPVVHMLRRRASMVFAGGAYAYPGGGVDPRDDDRLVRWAGPTRAWWAQRLGVDEAGAQAIVCAAVRETYEEAGVLLAGPDADSVVGDTTGADWEADRAALVARELSFAEFLDRRALVLRSDLLGAWTRWITPEFEARRYDTWFFVAVLPEGQRTRNASTEADRTVWIRPGEAAAGYDKGELLMMPPTVATLRQLLPYAHAAEVLAAAPARDMTPVMAGARLVDGEIVLSWPGHEEFTKHVPTTPGPTGGGPA; from the coding sequence ATGGCGAACGGTCAGTGGTACCCCCCGGAGTGGCCGGACCGCATCCGCGCGCTCGCGGACGGCACCCTCACCCCGGTGTCCCCCCGGCGCGCGGCCACGGTGCTGCTCCTGAAGGACACCGCGTCCGGACCGGTCGTCCACATGCTGCGCAGACGCGCCTCCATGGTTTTTGCCGGAGGCGCGTACGCGTATCCGGGGGGCGGCGTCGACCCGCGCGACGACGACCGTCTGGTGCGCTGGGCGGGCCCCACGCGCGCGTGGTGGGCGCAGCGGCTCGGCGTCGACGAGGCGGGTGCCCAGGCGATCGTGTGCGCGGCCGTCCGCGAGACGTACGAGGAGGCGGGCGTCCTGCTCGCCGGGCCCGACGCGGACTCGGTCGTCGGCGACACCACCGGGGCGGACTGGGAGGCGGACCGGGCCGCGCTGGTCGCGCGCGAGCTGTCCTTCGCAGAGTTCCTCGACCGGCGCGCTCTGGTGCTCCGCTCGGACCTGCTGGGTGCCTGGACCCGCTGGATCACCCCGGAGTTCGAGGCCCGCCGCTACGACACCTGGTTCTTCGTGGCCGTCCTCCCCGAGGGCCAGCGCACCCGCAACGCCTCCACGGAGGCCGACCGCACGGTGTGGATCCGCCCCGGGGAGGCAGCGGCGGGCTACGACAAGGGCGAGCTGCTGATGATGCCGCCCACCGTCGCCACCCTGCGCCAGCTGCTCCCGTACGCGCATGCCGCCGAGGTGCTCGCCGCGGCACCCGCGCGCGACATGACCCCGGTGATGGCCGGTGCCCGCCTGGTGGACGGTGAGATCGTCCTGTCCTGGCCGGGGCACGAGGAGTTCACCAAGCACGTCCCGACGACTCCCGGCCCGACCGGTGGAGGCCCCGCATGA
- the wblA gene encoding transcriptional regulator WblA has protein sequence MGWVTDWSAQAACRTTDPDELFVQGAAQNRAKAVCTGCPVRTECLADALDNRVEFGVWGGMTERERRALLRRRPTVTSWRRLLETARSEYERGTGIVPLDSDEVYEHYAAVS, from the coding sequence ATGGGCTGGGTTACCGACTGGAGTGCGCAGGCTGCCTGCCGCACTACCGATCCGGATGAACTGTTCGTTCAAGGAGCAGCGCAGAACAGGGCCAAGGCGGTGTGCACCGGATGTCCGGTACGCACCGAGTGCCTGGCCGATGCGCTGGACAACCGCGTCGAATTCGGCGTGTGGGGAGGCATGACAGAGCGGGAACGCCGCGCACTGCTGCGCAGGCGGCCCACCGTGACCTCTTGGCGCAGGCTGCTGGAGACGGCCCGCTCGGAGTACGAGCGCGGCACGGGAATCGTGCCCCTCGACAGCGACGAGGTGTACGAGCACTACGCGGCGGTGAGCTGA
- a CDS encoding ArsA family ATPase, with amino-acid sequence MSPDPAEAHEAAHKTASETASEAFETAEGREKARPLSSARVLDVDPLLDDPKTRIVVCCGSGGVGKTTTAAALGLRAAERGRKVVVLTIDPARRLAQSMGIDSLDNVPRRVKGTEGDGELHAMMLDMKRTFDEVVEAHADPERAAAILANPFYQSLSAGFAGTQEYMAMEKLGQLRARDEWDLIVVDTPPSRSALDFLDAPKRLGSFLDGRLIRLLTAPAKLGGRAGMAFLNVGMSMMTGTLGKLLGGQLLKDVQTFVAAMDTTFGGFRTRADATYKLLQAPGTAFLVVAAPERDALREAAYFVERLAAEKMPLVGLVLNRVHGSGAAGLSAERALAAAENLADLRIVDQGDGKAGLRNSPDTYGSSRPPVSDAATDATASEDGSPADAERPVDRLTAGLLRLHADRMQLLAREQRTRDRFTARHPEVAVVEVPALPGDVHDLTGLRDIGTLLAAGAQAASGE; translated from the coding sequence ATGAGTCCGGACCCGGCCGAGGCACACGAGGCGGCACACAAGACGGCATCCGAGACGGCATCCGAGGCGTTCGAGACCGCCGAGGGGCGCGAGAAGGCCCGCCCCCTCTCCTCCGCGCGCGTGCTGGACGTCGACCCGCTGCTGGACGACCCGAAGACCCGGATCGTGGTGTGCTGCGGCTCGGGCGGGGTCGGCAAGACGACGACGGCCGCGGCACTCGGCCTGAGGGCCGCCGAGCGGGGCCGCAAGGTGGTCGTGCTGACCATCGACCCGGCCCGGCGGCTGGCCCAGTCGATGGGCATCGACTCGCTCGACAACGTCCCGCGCCGAGTGAAGGGCACCGAGGGCGACGGCGAGTTGCACGCCATGATGCTCGACATGAAGCGCACCTTCGACGAGGTCGTGGAGGCGCACGCGGATCCCGAGCGGGCGGCCGCGATCCTGGCGAACCCCTTCTACCAGTCGCTCTCTGCGGGCTTCGCGGGCACGCAGGAGTACATGGCGATGGAGAAGCTGGGCCAGCTGCGCGCGAGGGACGAGTGGGACCTGATCGTGGTCGACACCCCGCCGTCCCGCTCGGCGCTGGACTTCCTGGACGCGCCGAAGCGGCTGGGCTCCTTCCTGGACGGCCGGCTCATCCGCCTGCTGACGGCCCCGGCCAAGCTGGGCGGGCGTGCGGGCATGGCCTTCCTCAACGTCGGCATGTCGATGATGACGGGCACGCTGGGCAAACTGCTGGGCGGTCAACTGCTCAAGGACGTGCAGACGTTCGTGGCCGCGATGGACACGACCTTCGGCGGGTTCCGTACGCGCGCGGACGCCACGTACAAGCTACTCCAGGCGCCCGGCACGGCGTTCCTGGTGGTCGCGGCACCCGAGCGGGACGCGCTGCGCGAGGCGGCGTACTTCGTGGAGCGGCTGGCCGCGGAAAAGATGCCGCTGGTCGGCCTGGTGCTCAACCGGGTGCACGGCAGTGGCGCCGCCGGTCTGTCGGCCGAGCGGGCGCTCGCCGCCGCGGAAAATCTTGCGGACCTCCGCATTGTCGATCAGGGTGACGGGAAAGCTGGACTTCGTAACTCTCCCGACACGTACGGCAGTTCACGACCTCCCGTATCCGACGCCGCAACCGACGCCACTGCTTCCGAGGATGGCTCCCCCGCCGACGCGGAACGCCCCGTGGACCGGCTCACCGCGGGACTGCTGAGACTGCACGCCGATCGCATGCAGCTGCTCGCGCGCGAGCAGCGCACGCGTGACCGTTTCACCGCCCGTCACCCCGAGGTGGCGGTCGTCGAAGTACCCGCTCTTCCGGGCGATGTGCACGACCTGACGGGCCTGCGCGACATCGGCACCCTGCTGGCCGCGGGCGCGCAGGCGGCGAGTGGTGAGTGA
- a CDS encoding metallophosphoesterase gives MRARYGVPLGIMAAGAAGVAYAAGFEVRSFRLRRVTVPVLPPGMRPLRVLQVSDIHMVSGQRKKQRWLQSLAGLRPDFVINTGDNLSDPEGVPETLDALGPLMEFPGAYVFGSNDYYGPKLRNPARYLMEKTSGRHGLNGNPPAVGAIHNPWEDLRDAFDEAGWLNLTNTRGVLKVEGVSIELTGLDDPHIKRDRYAQVAGGPSGTYDFSLGVVHAPYLRVLDSFTADGYPLVLAGHTHGGQLCIPFYGALVTNCDLDTDRVKGLSRHASGGHTSYLHVSAGCGTNRYTPIRFACPPEATLLTLVER, from the coding sequence ATGCGTGCGCGATACGGAGTACCCCTGGGAATCATGGCGGCAGGCGCCGCCGGAGTGGCCTACGCAGCAGGTTTCGAGGTCCGCTCCTTCCGCCTGCGACGAGTGACGGTCCCCGTCCTCCCCCCGGGCATGCGCCCGCTGCGCGTGCTCCAGGTCTCCGACATCCACATGGTCAGCGGCCAGCGCAAGAAGCAGCGCTGGCTGCAGTCGCTGGCGGGCCTGCGCCCGGACTTCGTGATCAACACGGGAGACAACCTGTCCGACCCCGAGGGCGTCCCCGAGACCCTGGACGCGCTGGGCCCGCTGATGGAGTTCCCGGGCGCGTACGTCTTCGGCTCCAACGACTACTACGGCCCCAAACTCCGCAACCCCGCCCGTTACTTGATGGAGAAGACGAGCGGCCGGCACGGCCTGAACGGCAACCCCCCGGCGGTCGGCGCCATCCACAACCCCTGGGAAGACCTGCGCGACGCCTTCGACGAGGCAGGCTGGCTGAACCTGACGAACACCCGGGGCGTGCTGAAGGTCGAGGGCGTGTCGATCGAGCTGACCGGCCTGGACGACCCGCACATCAAGCGCGACCGCTACGCCCAGGTGGCGGGCGGCCCGTCGGGGACGTACGACTTCTCCCTGGGCGTGGTCCACGCCCCCTACCTGCGCGTCCTCGACTCCTTCACGGCGGACGGCTACCCCCTGGTCCTGGCCGGCCACACCCACGGCGGCCAGTTGTGCATCCCCTTCTACGGCGCGCTGGTCACCAACTGCGACCTGGACACGGACCGGGTGAAGGGCCTCTCCAGGCACGCCTCCGGCGGCCACACGTCCTACCTCCACGTCTCGGCAGGCTGCGGCACCAACCGCTACACCCCGATCCGCTTCGCCTGCCCGCCGGAGGCGACGCTGCTGACGCTGGTGGAGCGGTGA
- a CDS encoding GatB/YqeY domain-containing protein translates to MTTMLKSKLQEDLNAAIKGRDELRSSTLRMTLAAITNEEVAGKEKRELSDDEVLKVIIREAKKRREAAEAFTQGGRAESAEREKAEGEVLAEYLPKQLSDEELDAIVAEAVAEARAAGAEGPKAMGAVMKIVNPKVAGQAEGGRVAAAVKKLLQG, encoded by the coding sequence ATGACCACCATGCTCAAGTCGAAGCTGCAGGAAGACCTCAACGCCGCGATCAAGGGGCGCGACGAGCTGCGCTCCTCGACCCTCCGGATGACGCTCGCCGCGATCACCAACGAGGAGGTCGCGGGCAAGGAGAAGCGGGAGCTGTCCGACGACGAGGTCCTCAAGGTGATCATCCGCGAGGCGAAGAAGCGCCGGGAGGCCGCCGAGGCCTTCACGCAGGGTGGTCGTGCCGAGTCGGCGGAGCGGGAGAAGGCGGAGGGCGAGGTGCTCGCCGAGTACCTGCCGAAGCAGCTGTCCGACGAGGAGCTGGACGCGATCGTCGCCGAGGCCGTGGCGGAGGCCAGGGCGGCCGGTGCCGAGGGCCCGAAGGCCATGGGCGCCGTCATGAAGATCGTGAACCCGAAGGTGGCCGGTCAGGCCGAGGGCGGCCGCGTCGCCGCCGCGGTGAAGAAGCTGCTCCAGGGCTAG
- a CDS encoding nucleotidyltransferase domain-containing protein, with product MAETIRRPGLDPQGFIAREGSLARVPDAFRPAVAAARDQLSAAFGARLHSAYLYGSIPRGTARVGRSDLDLFVALREEPAEADREAVRALGAAVDKEFPQIDGVGTLLYGRDRLLSDLERYDLGWFVACLCTPLLGDDLAEYLPRYRPDSLLARETNGDLALWLPRWRERIAAAEDTEEARRPLVRFMSRHLVRTGFTLVMPRWNGWTSDLREMAEVCGRYYPERAAQLRTAAEHGHEPVGDAQVLRSHVDDLGPWLAAEYTRVHGVKAPRPEWAGASTPAGTR from the coding sequence ATGGCTGAAACGATCCGCCGTCCCGGCCTCGACCCGCAGGGCTTCATCGCGCGCGAAGGCTCCCTCGCGCGCGTGCCCGACGCCTTCCGCCCGGCCGTGGCCGCCGCACGCGACCAGCTCTCGGCCGCCTTCGGGGCGCGGCTGCACAGCGCCTACCTCTACGGGTCGATCCCGCGCGGCACCGCGCGCGTGGGGCGCAGCGACCTGGACCTGTTCGTCGCGCTGCGCGAGGAGCCAGCCGAGGCCGACCGGGAGGCCGTACGGGCGCTCGGTGCGGCCGTCGACAAGGAGTTCCCGCAGATCGACGGCGTCGGCACGCTGCTGTACGGCCGGGACCGGCTGCTGAGCGACCTGGAGCGCTACGACCTGGGCTGGTTCGTCGCCTGTCTGTGCACCCCGCTGCTCGGTGACGACCTGGCCGAGTATCTGCCGCGCTACCGGCCCGACTCCCTGCTCGCCCGTGAGACCAACGGCGACCTGGCCCTGTGGCTGCCCCGCTGGCGGGAGCGGATCGCGGCCGCCGAGGACACCGAGGAGGCCCGGCGCCCCCTCGTCCGCTTCATGTCCCGGCACCTCGTCCGCACGGGCTTCACGCTGGTCATGCCCCGCTGGAACGGCTGGACCAGCGACCTGCGGGAGATGGCCGAGGTGTGCGGACGCTACTATCCCGAGCGCGCCGCACAGCTGCGCACAGCGGCCGAGCACGGCCACGAGCCCGTCGGCGACGCCCAGGTGCTGCGCTCGCACGTGGACGACCTCGGCCCCTGGCTCGCCGCCGAATACACGCGCGTGCACGGCGTCAAGGCCCCCAGACCGGAGTGGGCCGGGGCTAGTACTCCAGCAGGCACTAGATGA
- a CDS encoding ArsA family ATPase has product MSRLQVVSGKGGTGKTTVAAALALALATEGKRTLLVEVEGRQGIAQLFETEALPYEERKIAVAPGGGEVYALAIDPELALLDYLQMFYKLGGAGRALKKLGAIDFATTIAPGIRDVLLTGKACEAVRRKDKSGRFAYDYVVMDAPPTGRVTRFLNVNDEVAGLAKIGPIHNQAQAVMRVLKSPETAVHLVTLLEEMPVQETADGIAELRAARLPVGRVIVNMVRPEVLDATDLELVRAVERSSVAQALSAAGLGGARRGGHAERLVDPLLRQAAEYAERYALEQEQRAVLGELDLPLGELPLFAEGMDLAGLYELATELRKQGLS; this is encoded by the coding sequence GTGAGCAGGCTCCAGGTCGTCAGCGGCAAGGGCGGGACCGGAAAGACGACGGTCGCCGCCGCACTCGCGCTGGCCCTCGCGACCGAGGGGAAGCGGACGCTTCTCGTGGAGGTCGAGGGCCGGCAGGGCATCGCCCAGCTCTTCGAGACGGAGGCGTTGCCGTACGAGGAGCGGAAAATCGCGGTCGCGCCGGGGGGCGGCGAGGTGTACGCCCTCGCCATCGATCCGGAACTGGCCCTTCTGGACTACCTCCAGATGTTCTACAAACTGGGCGGAGCCGGCCGGGCGCTGAAGAAGCTCGGCGCCATCGACTTCGCCACCACCATCGCGCCCGGCATCAGGGACGTGCTCCTGACCGGCAAGGCCTGCGAGGCGGTGCGCCGCAAGGACAAGAGCGGCCGGTTCGCGTACGACTACGTCGTCATGGACGCCCCGCCGACGGGCCGCGTGACCCGTTTCCTGAACGTCAACGACGAGGTGGCGGGCCTGGCCAAGATCGGCCCGATACACAATCAGGCGCAGGCCGTGATGCGCGTGCTGAAGTCACCGGAGACGGCCGTGCACCTGGTGACACTGCTGGAGGAAATGCCGGTCCAGGAGACCGCCGACGGCATCGCCGAACTCCGCGCGGCCCGGCTCCCGGTGGGCCGCGTCATCGTGAACATGGTCCGGCCCGAGGTGTTGGACGCGACCGATCTGGAACTCGTACGGGCGGTGGAGCGTTCCTCTGTCGCACAGGCGCTCTCGGCCGCCGGACTCGGCGGCGCCCGGCGGGGCGGACACGCGGAGAGGCTGGTGGACCCGCTGCTGCGGCAGGCGGCGGAGTACGCCGAGCGGTACGCGCTGGAGCAGGAGCAGCGCGCGGTCCTCGGCGAGCTGGACCTTCCGCTGGGCGAACTGCCGCTGTTCGCCGAGGGCATGGACCTGGCGGGGCTGTACGAACTCGCCACCGAGTTGCGGAAGCAGGGGTTGTCATGA